From the genome of Primulina huaijiensis isolate GDHJ02 chromosome 11, ASM1229523v2, whole genome shotgun sequence:
TGATGAATAGTTATGGAGAAAAGACATTGGTGAAGTCTATTTAAACCTCAtacttaataaataaaaacataattttatttatttattattttataaagtaACATGGCGCAATTCTACTATTACATGTAGCAGTAAAATACAATTCTATCGTGGCATTTGACTAATTTTTTCTAGTTCTAGTCAAAATGGGTCATTATAATTTACACatcaaataagaataaaaaacgAAACCCAGTCGCACAGACCAAATTCGACCTTATAATTTTGCACGCCTTCGACCCAAACCAAAGATAGCCCAAATATTAGTCATATGTAGGAGACCCATATTTCTATATCTTGACCCAATTGCCGACTATGATTCACACTATTTTCAACAGACTTGATTCGAAAGTTACGAATCAAAAAAAGCCAATTTATCACCCTAGGGTTGCGATTCTTTTCTACCAGCATTTTAAACATAGTTAATAATTTCAATGagtaaattcgatattttttaaaaataaatatattcgggacatgtactcgtatgatagATTTTGTTCATCAAAATCTTTTCGAATTACTTTCCAAAAACTCGTGTTATTTTCGGACCCAGATCCTCTGCTGTGCAAATTGCAACAGCATTGTGTACTGTGTAtgttattatgttttttttttgtcttttataattattttaagtttttttttcttgagtttgcaaaacacaacccaaatcATATcactattaaaattaaaaaatcaaaaaataatttaatgataaataattgactaactttacttaaaaaattaaactaaacaaaaaattaaattaaagtataaaattttaattatatatatatatattaaattataattaaatttatgttataggaaataatgtatataatttatttctataaagttaaattaatgattttaaaattagatattattattttaagtcATAATATTTTTACTTGTTAACAAATTTTCCATATCACGTAAAAAATTCTACTCCGaccttaaaaaaattttatttgttaaaaaaaattccatacttgttaacttaaaatttttacaCACCCAAAAAATTCTAAATATCAAATTCAAGCAATAAATGTATGATATTAGGAGTCGTTTTactaatattttcaataaagaGCTGTATTTAGAAAAATACACTTTTATGaactttatgaaattattttaataagtataagaaaaacatttttatttagtgacataaaaaaaatatttttatttcaaaaaaaaaagtactacATCGTTTGATGGCACTGTATGCAGTGCTGTTGTCTTCTGCACAGCAAAAGATCTGGTTCCGTTATTTTCTATGTCCAAATCAAGTCTTTTTTTATTCGAATGCCACTAGACAACTAAAGTCTACTCTACCTTGGAAACACAATCTATGCCACTACTTGATATTCTTGTTTTGAGATGAATAATTATAGTGCAAATACTTGACTTGTATCGATACTATTTCTAATGAAAGAGGGTTGTCACTTCTAGCTAGGAAAGAATACGTCCACTACTTTTTGATTTAAGTAGAATAAGAATCAAATTAAAGcagaatcttaaatttttttttttttttgaatttcctGATCAACCAACATGATATGCCTTTGAATTCGTAAACTATTTATGTCataataattaaagaaaatatgCTGCTGTCATCTTCATTGGGCTCACTTCTGATCTAGCTAGTTCTCGATAGATTTAGCGTGAAGAAGTGAAAACGATCGTTTAGAGAAGGATTTATTATAGTTTAGGAAATGTTTGGACCATAAGTTGGAATGAGTGATCTTAATGATTGGTTTCTTTTTTATTCAtggcataaaaatattaaaggtgttttttttttttacaaatcttttgccattttatttttcatgttggTTTGCTATTTTATCGTTGTTACATGAAACATGATTTCTCGGAATGTAGTTTTAGATAATTTTTGTCTCTAACAAGAAAATATTTGTGTGAAAACATGTTGTaatttgcatgttttttttttttttttttttttttttttgtattgttATGACGAGTCTGTCGGAAATTACATATGTAGAAGACGAGGATGCGGATATGGATTTTTGGAAAGAAACTTACACGTCTGTCGttatttttctaataaaattatttggaaGGAAATACGATATGACTAAAAAAAACATGCAAGTAATCGaactaaaattatgaaaattcgCTATTAACATgacaaaaaatgataaaaacataaaaattccaggattgttaataaaacaaaaaataaaaaaaaatacaaattgcAAAACCAAAAACATAATTTTCCCTAACAACAACCAAATGTAAAAAAGAGAGGTTAAACTTGGGGGGCACTTTGcattattcatttatttgaattacCAACCTTACTGGAccacatatatgtatattaatGTGGACGCGACATCCTGCTCCACTCGTGTCAATTTAATTACGATgatactttttatttttaattacgaTGATACTTCTTTACCATCCAATCATCATATTGAtcatttggtttttattttgtcaaCACTGACATTTCATTTTATAATACACTAATATCGCTTAATCCTTGaatacaataattattttattccatCGACAGAAAAACTATCAGCATATGTAATGTGTGGCCCCGACACGACAGACGTGACTCAGTTAATGACAAGCATATGATATACTTGAGTGAtcgattaaaatatataatatatatatatatattatatatatatatcatacgTAACACTAACCCaagacaatttatttatttatattgaatcaatcacatcaatttctaaaaaaaaaaaattgaattaattgaaCCAAATTTTGTATGAAGTTAAAGAGATCTCCTGATCAAGtgcaattttaattaaaatagtaataataaaatcCGATTATTAacgttttaaaattaaatcaaaatggGTCACAGTCTAAGCTTAAATCTCCCCTTATAAAAGAGGATACGACTTTTAATCTCATCCCCTTACGAATCAAATTGGGTCATGTTGTCGACTAAAACAAAATGAGTGGATGGTTAGGAAGATCAAGATATACAAATGATTAATGATAGAGATTCTTGaaattatctatatttttttatagaaaaagaATTTGAGTTCAGACTTTAAGTTGGTAGAAATGATTAAGAAGTACCCCCACAATATCGATCCAGAGTATGTTCCTATCCACCGATTAAGTAAGTAACTATCAAGAACGAAGAAATCtgtatattttgtgataattgcGCTGAGTATTTTCCAAAAAATTGTTTATCAATGACTTAAGAATATGAGCTTTCCGCTTACGATCGTCATGAATTGAATTATAATCAAATTGCTTTAGGTCGGTTACTGGTGTCAATAATTGACGATTATACCATTCGAACAATCGGATAATTCGTCCAACCCGATGATAGATATAATGTCCTGAAGTTCTTTATAACGTTGTAAAGTTTTCTTTAACTCTTTACGCCGTTTTATAATGTTCCTCACCAACATTCCGAGGTTGAAGCATGGTTGAAGTTGAATATAATTAATGATAACGTAGACGATTTTTAAATTAGAGCAAATTTTTTCTAATATGTGAGTTaagataaaaaagaaataaattttaaattaattaataataaaggttttttaaaaaattaaaattaaaaaggtGATCCTATCAAAATTAGTTAttataataatcatatttttaatgataTAGTAAGGGATAGTAGGCTATTATTAGATGCTGAGTTTTCATCAATTGATATTTATCGCGTTATATAAACGTATCGATAAGGAATGTTTCACGAAATACATAGAGAAACTGCAGGTGTAGGCATGGAGCACGGTACTAAGGATGAGCTCCATCAACCAATTCTGACCTCCATCCAGCCGCCATCTTCTCCCGTCTCCTACTCCGGCTCCGATGTGGAAAAGTTGCTGTTGGACACCGATTCGCCACTCTTAGAACGATATCGTAAGGCTACATGGATCGAACTAAAGCTCCTGTTCAAACTATCTGCACCCGCCGTCATGATGTACTTAGTCAACAACGCTATGTCCGTGTCTACTCGAATCTTCTCCGGCCAACTCGGAAACTTGCAGTTCGCCGCCGCCTGCCTCGGCAACCAAGGAATTCAGTTATTCGCCTACGGCCTCCTGGTATATTTGTTCGAGCATTTcactatttcaaaattttatggaaAGCAGAGTTTTCATATATTCTCCGACCTTCAAGGCGGGGAGCATGCGGTTTCATTGTAATATACTCGTTTTGTTCTACTTCATGCTCTGCTCTGCTCCGCAATACAACTAAACAGCGGAACATACACTTCAATACATTCCTGGATGATATGTATTGAGTTAAATGTCCTGATCTTGCAGTTAGGAATGGGAAGCGCTGTGGAAACGCTCTGTGGTCAAGCCTTCGGCGCACGTCGGTACGAAATGTTAGGAGTGTACCTTCAACGCGCCACCGTTGTGTTGATGCTATTCAGCCTCCCAATCACTCTAGTTTACGTGTTTTCAAGGCAGCTCCTGCTCCTTATAGGCGAATCTGAACGTGTGTCCATGCTAGCGTCCTTGTTCGTGTACGGCCTGATCCCGCAGATATTCGCGTACGCGGTAAATTTTCCGATACAGAAGTTCCTGCAAGCGCAGAGCATCGTCGGGCCAAGCGCTTTGATTTCCCTGTCCACACTTTGCTTTCATCTGTTGTTGAGTTGGATTGCTGCGTACAAGATTGGCATGGGATTGCTCGGAGCATCTTTGGTCCTAAGCCTGTCGTGGTGGATAATTGTGTTCGCTCAGTTTGTCTATATAGTGAACAGCAAGAGATGTGAGGCAACATGGAGTGGTTTCAAGTGGGAGGCGTTCACTGGATTGTGGGAATTCGTTAAACTGTCCATGGCTTCTGCGGTGATGCTGTGCTTGGAAACTTGGTACTTCCAGGTTCTGGTATTGATTGCTGGATTGCTCGAGAACCCTGAGCTTGCCTTGGATGCACTTTCTGTATGGTAAATAATCAACAATCTTGTCTTTGTTTCTGATCAATAGTCCTGTTTTCAAGGGCATTTGCTAGCACCTGTAAAACTTGATTATCCATGTCAATAATATTCGACTCCGATCCTTTAGTATGCGTATCTAATGAGTTGAATATTAGATTATGAGGAAGCTATGATTCTCTTTCTGCAGCATGTCAATAAACGGGCTGCTGTTTATGATTGCCATAGGATTCAACGCCGCCGCTAGGTTAGTTTCCGAGCTATTTCCGgatagaaataatatttatttactgATTTCTGAGTGACCACTTCAAATTATTTGAGATTTCTGGTAGTGTTTACGTGCTGAAAAACTAATCGGGGATTATTAATAAGCGTGCGAGTAAGCAATGAGTTGGGAGCAGGGCACCCCAAGTCAGCATTTTTCTCCGTGGTGGTGGTGACTGCAGTCTGTTTAGTCCTTGCGGTGGTGGAAGGAGTGGTCGTGTTGTCCCTGCGCCATGTCGTTAGCTACATGTTCACTAGTGGCGAAAAGGTGGCGGATGCGGTGGCGGACCTTTGTCCATTCTTAGCCGTCACACTCGTTCTAAATGGCATACAACCCGTCTTATCTGGTGAACAATTTGTCGTCCACAATTCATTTTTGTCCTTATGTTTTTCCGTGTTAAATTGGAAATTTTGCTTCAAATTCCGTTTTCCATTATTTCCTTTTTCTTACTATTTCATGTTATCCAAGAAATTGGACTGCACTACAAATAAACACATGAAAAAGCAAGAAATTTATTTCTCAACTTCAAAAAGTTGGAAATCAAGTAGCTCCCACAAAAAAAGTCGAAAATAATGTAAAATTTATGAAAGCATCTATTATCTACTTGGATCCGGTTGAGCATGAGAGTGGACAATTAATTACCTTCatagtttaaaaaataatttcaaatttgagattttttccTTGTGCATATTTGGGCATGGGTTCCACAACGAGTCGATAGTTTTTCTCACGATTTGTCTAGCATGTGTCAACTTCATAATACCTCGATCGTATATAACATTagttattaaaaataatcatttacgAA
Proteins encoded in this window:
- the LOC140988264 gene encoding protein DETOXIFICATION 40-like, which gives rise to MFHEIHRETAGVGMEHGTKDELHQPILTSIQPPSSPVSYSGSDVEKLLLDTDSPLLERYRKATWIELKLLFKLSAPAVMMYLVNNAMSVSTRIFSGQLGNLQFAAACLGNQGIQLFAYGLLLGMGSAVETLCGQAFGARRYEMLGVYLQRATVVLMLFSLPITLVYVFSRQLLLLIGESERVSMLASLFVYGLIPQIFAYAVNFPIQKFLQAQSIVGPSALISLSTLCFHLLLSWIAAYKIGMGLLGASLVLSLSWWIIVFAQFVYIVNSKRCEATWSGFKWEAFTGLWEFVKLSMASAVMLCLETWYFQVLVLIAGLLENPELALDALSVCMSINGLLFMIAIGFNAAASVRVSNELGAGHPKSAFFSVVVVTAVCLVLAVVEGVVVLSLRHVVSYMFTSGEKVADAVADLCPFLAVTLVLNGIQPVLSGVAVGCGWQAFVAYVNVGCYYLVGIPIGCLLGFKFKLGVKGIWSGMIGGTTLQTFILLWVTFRADWNKEVEKARERLDKWEEITEPLPKDLSST